The Marinilongibacter aquaticus genome has a window encoding:
- a CDS encoding outer membrane protein assembly factor BamB family protein — protein sequence MANLKTILSASLLLTCQLVLAQRSWTKELPGIGTFSSPRLTDLNQDGVKDIVLGAGRLEFESSDSAMIALDGTDGHLLWNVSANDQIFITAGLKDLNGDQIDDVLLGGRSSELKAISGSDGQTIWAFDTLAYKPNNQRWFNFYDPQFIHDVDGDGLEDILISNGGDIWVKPHDPNRAAGRLCVISSADGRLLAQAEMPDHKEIYMSVSILMNEKEPLNSRIIFGTGGETIDGNLFVGTLGMVLEGDLTKAQLLANGMGKGFVAPPAWVDITQDGIADIVANSVDGRVLAFDGQSLEKLWSTRLNGTEAYSSMGIGYFNTDNTPDFFVSFAQGVWPDLTWTKQAMLDGKDGHIAYLDTLGFYQTSSPVVVDVTGDGQDEVLLSVDYVERDSLGRKEYFTTVVVVGFTENKAIPLIDGVPGHNVSSTPWVGDMNGDGNLDIVFCHATNPYHTYTFDGMRVNCLQTTIPLTKKVLWGGYMGSNADGIFKP from the coding sequence ATGGCCAATCTGAAAACTATACTGTCAGCTTCTTTGCTGCTGACTTGTCAGCTAGTACTTGCTCAGCGTTCGTGGACCAAAGAACTGCCGGGGATCGGTACTTTTTCGTCGCCTCGTTTGACCGACCTCAACCAAGACGGAGTGAAAGACATTGTATTGGGTGCGGGGCGTTTGGAGTTTGAATCTTCCGATTCGGCCATGATTGCCCTCGACGGTACAGATGGGCATTTGCTTTGGAATGTGTCGGCGAATGATCAGATTTTCATTACCGCGGGGCTCAAAGACCTGAACGGCGATCAAATTGACGATGTGCTTTTAGGGGGAAGGTCTTCCGAGTTGAAGGCCATTTCGGGAAGTGACGGGCAAACGATTTGGGCTTTTGACACTTTGGCCTACAAACCAAACAATCAACGCTGGTTCAATTTTTATGATCCGCAGTTTATTCACGATGTAGACGGAGATGGGCTTGAAGATATCCTAATTTCCAATGGAGGAGATATTTGGGTGAAACCCCACGATCCGAATCGGGCGGCGGGCCGTTTGTGCGTGATTTCTTCTGCGGATGGCCGACTGTTGGCTCAAGCCGAAATGCCCGACCATAAGGAAATCTACATGTCGGTATCCATTCTGATGAATGAAAAGGAGCCTTTGAATTCGAGGATTATTTTTGGAACGGGAGGCGAGACAATAGACGGGAACTTGTTTGTCGGTACTTTGGGAATGGTGCTCGAAGGAGATTTGACGAAGGCCCAATTGTTGGCCAATGGAATGGGCAAAGGTTTTGTAGCTCCGCCTGCGTGGGTCGATATCACACAAGATGGCATTGCCGATATCGTGGCCAACAGTGTAGATGGGCGGGTGCTAGCCTTCGATGGGCAGAGTTTAGAAAAGCTGTGGTCGACCCGATTGAACGGCACCGAAGCGTACAGCTCAATGGGTATTGGTTATTTCAATACAGACAATACGCCCGACTTTTTTGTGTCCTTTGCTCAAGGTGTTTGGCCGGACCTAACTTGGACAAAACAGGCGATGCTTGATGGGAAAGACGGGCACATTGCTTACCTGGACACCTTGGGCTTTTATCAAACCTCAAGTCCGGTGGTTGTGGATGTCACAGGCGATGGCCAAGATGAGGTATTGTTGAGTGTCGATTATGTAGAGAGAGATTCTTTGGGAAGGAAAGAGTATTTCACGACAGTGGTTGTGGTGGGGTTTACCGAAAATAAGGCCATCCCACTAATCGATGGTGTGCCCGGGCACAATGTGTCTTCTACGCCTTGGGTGGGAGATATGAATGGAGACGGCAATTTGGATATTGTCTTTTGTCACGCTACAAACCCATATCACACGTATACGTTTGACGGCATGCGGGTGAATTGTTTGCAAACCACTATTCCCCTCACAAAGAAAGTGCTTTGGGGCGGCTACATGGGCAGCAATGCCGACGGTATTTTTAAGCCTTAA